In a genomic window of Allomeiothermus silvanus DSM 9946:
- a CDS encoding Hsp20/alpha crystallin family protein yields the protein MLDIIRRTNGQPVPYRSWNLANLGGFSDLFNEFDRLWSEVASSFGRWAESYPVDLYETGEEVVLEMAVPGISKDDLDISLEGRQLTIRGNYNPAASEERRYWLQGIPRGAFSRTLTLPAGVEVDKVQATVHNGLLRISMPKTPEAKARRIAVKVQ from the coding sequence ATGTTGGACATCATCCGCAGGACCAATGGTCAACCGGTGCCTTACAGGAGCTGGAATCTGGCCAACCTTGGCGGCTTCAGCGATCTTTTCAACGAATTCGATCGGCTGTGGAGCGAGGTGGCTTCCTCCTTCGGGCGCTGGGCTGAGAGTTACCCGGTAGACCTCTACGAGACCGGGGAAGAGGTGGTGCTCGAGATGGCGGTTCCTGGCATCAGCAAAGATGACCTGGACATCAGCCTCGAGGGCCGTCAGCTCACCATTCGGGGTAACTACAACCCAGCCGCCTCTGAAGAGCGGCGCTACTGGCTCCAGGGCATTCCGCGCGGGGCCTTCAGCCGCACCCTGACCCTGCCCGCCGGGGTAGAAGTGGACAAGGTGCAGGCTACGGTGCACAACGGCCTGTTGCGGATTTCCATGCCCAAGACTCCCGAGGCCAAAGCCCGCAGGATCGCCGTCAAGGTCCAGTGA
- a CDS encoding integrase core domain-containing protein, translated as MQFTTVGREIWRGARQAQRLAEANASDPEVQERLRKLRLVKALRESKKSWKEIQDLVGISRATYHRWQKALKEKGLAGLKPRSRRPKHLRTKVHWTPGLLIRIETLRKENPTWGRWSIWLTLRKEGFQMSERTVGRILAYLEKHRRIESVAGYLARTQRGKLKRRVNRPYAKRKPRGYEARAPGDLVQVDTLTLTLGPGSMVKHFSAIDLHSRFVLAEVHSRATAKLSEGFLSLLLARAPFPIRAIQVDGGSEFMAEFEEACCALGIALFVLPPRSPKLNGHVERMQRTFKEEFYTRPLPTPLSELQAELDTYLDYYNRRRPHMALGGLAPLEFLAKMQEESVPQRVSNVLTDYTILTKLRSGFI; from the coding sequence GTGCAGTTTACCACCGTTGGCCGAGAGATATGGAGAGGCGCTAGACAAGCACAGAGGCTGGCCGAGGCCAACGCAAGCGACCCAGAGGTCCAGGAACGTCTGCGCAAGCTCCGACTGGTCAAAGCCCTGCGTGAAAGTAAAAAGAGCTGGAAGGAGATCCAGGACCTGGTCGGGATCAGCCGGGCCACCTACCACCGCTGGCAAAAAGCCCTAAAAGAAAAGGGCCTGGCTGGACTCAAACCCCGCTCCCGCCGCCCTAAGCACCTGCGCACAAAGGTCCACTGGACCCCAGGGCTGCTCATTAGAATAGAAACTCTCCGCAAGGAAAACCCCACCTGGGGACGCTGGTCCATCTGGCTTACCCTCCGCAAGGAGGGTTTCCAGATGAGCGAACGCACGGTGGGGCGCATCCTGGCCTACCTGGAGAAGCACCGACGTATCGAGAGCGTGGCCGGCTACCTGGCCCGGACTCAAAGAGGGAAGCTAAAGCGAAGGGTAAACCGGCCCTACGCCAAAAGGAAGCCCCGAGGATACGAGGCCAGGGCTCCTGGGGACCTGGTCCAGGTGGACACCCTCACCCTGACCTTAGGACCGGGAAGCATGGTCAAGCACTTCTCGGCGATTGACCTCCATAGCCGGTTTGTCCTGGCGGAGGTGCACAGCCGGGCCACGGCTAAGCTTTCTGAGGGGTTCTTGTCCTTGCTTCTGGCCAGGGCCCCTTTTCCCATCCGGGCCATCCAGGTGGATGGGGGCAGCGAGTTCATGGCCGAGTTTGAGGAGGCCTGCTGTGCTCTGGGGATTGCCTTGTTTGTGCTACCGCCGAGGAGTCCTAAACTCAATGGTCACGTGGAGCGGATGCAGCGGACCTTCAAGGAGGAGTTCTACACCCGGCCTTTGCCCACCCCGCTCAGCGAGCTGCAGGCAGAGCTGGATACCTACCTGGACTACTACAACCGCCGAAGGCCTCACATGGCCCTGGGGGGTCTTGCTCCGCTGGAGTTTTTGGCTAAGATGCAAGAGGAGTCGGTTCCTCAAAGAGTCTCAAATGTGTTGACCGATTACACAATATTGACAAAACTGCGCTCAGGTTTTATATAA